The DNA window gatttatcaaatttttacctAAAATTCTAAATCAGTAaaagattaaattaaatatgtattactatgtttgaaaatttaaactttatttacaCACTAAATGCTTCTTTAAAATTCTAACCCTTATACATAGTATTGTCCAGCTGCCAGTGAAACAAGAAATAGCTGTTTAGgtgtttacagtttaaattTTCAGAGGGATATGTTGTTCATTTCTTCACATGACCCTTCAAGATTCTCATTTTGGATTATTATTTGCAATGTTTGAAATCTTTTGGTGTCATTGTGCATACAATATtggatttatttcatttgaattcattacttagattttttatggCAATTTTGCTTCTTAAAatgtgatgtgtttttttcaagaTGTTATTGTCATGAAGGACATCAAGGAGGAAATAATTCATTCAAACTGTTCTGTGGGGCTTACATATgatgttgtacatgtaaaattCGAAAATAATTTTGGAGTATACCTTGCTgtgtattttctttgaaatctATTATAATATCAGTGGGACTTTTGTGCATAAAATGCTGTGTTCAATCAAggaaattcaaattttcatagATGGGATTTAGTTATGTTAAAGattaaacaaatgcaaaactggAATTCAAGTAAGAGATATAGTGCGAGTTCATCCAACATGTTTCTGTGACTTTAAAcgtgattttaaaaacattcattATTAGTTTTGGGATCTATTACAAACTTAAAATGATATACCATTTAAATGGGatctttgaaatgaaataaaatgttgaattaaTGCAGTGGATATAGTCTAATCTAGTGATAAAgtgaaaaatgaaagtaaaatataatattcctAACGTGAGGAAATGTTTTAAGTGATTCATGTGAAATTGGAAACAGTAATTATAAAATTCTGGatcaaatattgtttgatttggaaatttatcataggaaaagaaataaaatgttacTGTGGATATAGTAAAATCAAGTgatatatagtaaaaatatagatacaatattacaaaatatttgtaaagtgaGGACATCTATTTGGAATATAGTAATggaattgataacaaaataacaagatTCTGCACCTGTTAAATTAGTATATCATGGGAAGTTAATCAGAATTTATACTatggatttagaaaaaaatctagtGAAGTAgtgaaaaattaatgaaattgggaattatttaaaatctttggAATTCTGGATGAGATGTCAAATATTAgtgttaaaaagtaaataaaattgtttattcaaatatgattttgatGTTTCATAAAATGAGTTAAATATTACGACTGGATTATTTAGGGTATAGACACTGCTAGTAGTGGCTATACAAACATTAAGATGAAATGTAGTGCATTTAAGTCCATGCAATTTTAAACCAACTGCaagaaaatatcatatatgatATAGTCATTCTTGTTTGGCTTGATCACTcctaatatttttaataacagtaaaataaaaatctctcAATAGAATAATCCTAGGTAAGAAAAAGTTCAGGAAAAAAGCATGCTGAAACTTTGGGTTTGGTGAgtaaatttttttacaggtagCATCAAGGTAGATTTAAATCTAACAATACCAACTGGTCAATTTAAATGTCCCTATtgtgttgacaattttaaaaacaggttGAGCTATAGGTAAACTTTTACAGTAACACCTATAGGCAAGTCACTGTAGTACTTTTAATTTCAGCGTCTTTCTTCtgagaaatatttgtttttcaccGCTTACAACTGTCTGTTTGtggttttatttcatacataagCTTTTAAGTATCAGAATGTTTTCAATTCATATTGTGTCGTTTCGTTCCGCTTTTATGTCGTTTCGCTTTTTACAGGAACCCCTCTTTTtgccccttttctatttttgatattttaatcaaaaatttaagaagtcaaactttcaaaaagtgaaatagtcAAAATTGCACGTAAGgttaagtattttaaaagtttgatcaaaaTCCTAAACTATCAAACTTAAtaacgatatttagaattttaatattttaataatttgtttaaaatttctaaatttcaagACTTTAactcaatttgaaattttaatattttaaaactttggtcaaaattcccaaaatctaaaatttcgaaactttttaaaactttgaattgataagtgttacacggaccgaACCATCGGAATTCGTATGATATtgaattaaaactgtttttttatgtaggttttgttttattttctattctattgcgTTATTCGCAAATTTACTCATTTCAGTAAGTTAATATGGTTGCTCCTTAGTTACAAAATGCCAACTTTGGATTTGACGGAAGCTTAcgagaaaaacatgtaaattcaaaTTGACAAATGATGGGTTAaagaatttaaagaattttaaagtttatttctaGCAGTTATTCACGAAAAACCTATGCAAGCtacataattatttataaagatatttgagCTTTATCTAACAGGGTGGAAAAAAACCAGCTACACATAAAGCATACCCACCCTCGCTTCAGTTTTATAATGACCGtattgtcctattagaatcgaaataattcatggaagcaatagattgttggaaattttcACATGACCTGTGCCgtgattttctttaattttatccCTCCCTTACactcaggataaaattcgaatatcacggcctaggccatgtgtaaatttccaacaatctaGGGCTtctatgaattatttcttaatagaTAAGTTATAAGAAACGTAGAAAAATATtgcatacaaaataaacactaaTCAAAAAGAAACCGCACTAAAAGAAAAGTTGAAGCTTTAGACAAGTTAATgcttatgttttaaaaaaaaatgaaaaacaaaatgaggtcttcccCCGTTGCACTTCGTTCTGATTTACATGGGTGGTAACCGTGGTACAACTTTTGTTTAACCTGACTTCAACGGAATCTGTCAtataaagatataagaagaagtggcatgagtgccaatgagccaactctctatccaagccacaatttataaaagtaaaccattataagtcaaagtaaaaTTATCAACACAGAGTCTTGGcgcacatcgaacagcaagttataaaagttataaaaagaaaatcgtTTAAACGGGAATAACAActgttttatctttaaaaaaacccgagaaacgagaaacacatgtgaaccatataaacaaacgacaaccacttaacaTTATATTCCTGTGTAGAAAAAAGCCCGAGTCAAATGTTGAGTTAACAGGTTGTCAGTTGACGATAGGGATTTTCAGCGGggtattgaattaaaaaaactacAACCATCACATGTTTTTTATGAAATCGTCTTcgctgacttttttttttatacattactGAATGTACTTTGTTATCAGAAGGACCAATACAGTTTCATTCCATCAGCATGATGAAGACGAccaattaaattgtttattcatGTTTATACATATGATGTTTATTCATGTTTATACATATGATGTTTATTCATGTTTATACATATGATGTTTATCATCCATATCAAAGATATTTTACTAATGCAATAGATCTATTCATTTCAGAGCCAGACATGTATAACTACGTAAAACATTACGAGCTCCACGACCAATATATATGTCTTACAGAGGGGCGAAATATAACAAAGAGAAAGTGAAACTGATAGATCGAAAATATACTGATAACGCCATggttcaaaaaagaaaatgacaaacagacaaataatagttcacaagacacaaaataaaaaaaagaaagactcAGTAACACGTACCGCGTCATAATTGGAGGTGATATCGGGTGCTCCGGAACAGTAGACAAATCCTGCACTACATGTGGGACCCGCCATCATCTGTAAAACGAATTATCCGTAACGACCAATTAACTCGTGATGCGTCCCGTTGTGTTCAAACAGCATACCAAAATGTTACGTTGCTTGAAGAGGTTGAATCTtagtttaaataaaggcaacagaagtaatATCAATCAAGAAAGATCAAGTTAAAAGTTACCCTTTTGCTTGATTCAgtgtattttaatgaaaaatattggtatatataatttttctttttaaaaaacgTATAAGAATACAAATCTCTAATAAGCTATCACATTGCCATGCATGTCAGTTATAATATGTTCAGAACTAAAACGAAAGccatcaatagatataggaagatctggtgtgagtgccaatgagacaactctccatccaagtaacaatttgaaaagtaaaccattataggttaaattacggccttcaacacggagccttggctcacaccgaacaacaagctataaagggccccaacattactagtgtgaaaccattcaaacgggaaaaacaacggtctaatacATATTTATAGAACTTAAGTGCAGAgtattgaaattgatatttgaagactctttgttataataaaataattccttCTATTCAACTGTGAgagtttttattttcaagtacATGCCATTTAAATTGTGAAGAATCTCAACGTTTATGGCTTCTGTGATTTATGATTTCCcccaacaaatattttacctttacATGTCTCTTTAAAAATGAAACCTCTAGTTTAAAAATGGAATCTCCAAAAAGGAATTGAcattgttattcattcgtttgactttttgaaaaaagagggacgaaagataccagagggacagtcaaactcataaatcgaaaataaactgacaacgccatggcttaaaatgaaaagggcaaacagacaaacaatagtacacatcacacaacttagaaaactaaagaataaacaacacgaaattTCGATTATGccattattttaattaaattttacgttttgtagtttccttggagtttgtttttgttttgttattttactttttatacgaACAATATATggcaaaaatataacaaaatacaattGATTTACAGTATTTGCAATTCACAAACATTAAGTGTTACATATAGTGAGTAAAATATACGCAACCATAATAGATAATtaagaattgtaacactttttATCATCGTGTTGTGTGAGAACTATATTTTTACATTACGATAACTTTCAGATCATGATCATCCCCAATATtcgaaaatttataaacatgttcTATCATATCTCTCATAAACGGTTTTAAATGAACAGTTATCCGAATTAAACTGTTATTATTAGTATCATATGTCAAGGTtgcaattatttataaaataaagtgcaAAAGGAAAACGTGactaatttttcaattaaaaaaatcagttaaaaaaaataattttgaattgtttattgttctttacataaaaaaaaggaaattcaataaattttaaaaaggaataaggaaacattttttttttatcaaagtcgGCTTGAAGTCAATATAATTCAGAATAATTATATCGCTCCGTCTAGTCTGAGTTAAACGACGTAAGAGAAATAGATGAAACATTGTATTACATTATTGAAAGTTGAGGAGCTGGATATTCGAAGgtaaatacatatttgatgGCATATTTTATAATGTTCTGATTGCtgttttaattctttatttatctTCTATATAGTATTAGTCTATGTACATTAAGAAAAAGTTTCAGTTTAAACCTTACATTTAAggaattataaaacaattttgtttacatGCAACACAATGTTTTAGGTTGTATGGTTCCTttctttaaatagttatcaaatgtaccaggattatgatttaatacgccatacgcgcgtttcgtctacataagactcatcattgacgttcagatcaaaacagttaaaaagccaaacttTTAACTGTTAATCAATTAACTAACTCGTTTTATGAACGCTAAATGGGGAGGAAGTTTGCCATTATTTTTAGATCGTTTTAATTAAAACTTGTTTAGGTTTTGGAGTCAAGTAAGACGTCTATGTTCACATTTTTGTATAGGCCTGGTGTGGCCTACCTCCAGGTGGGATTCTTTCTCGCTACtctgaagacccattggtgtaTTAAAGCTTCGGCTGGTATCTGCCGTTTGGTCCGGTTGCTGtctcttttacatttttctgtttCCATTCTCGATTTTATTGTAACatgcttttgttttatttcaatgacatacatgtatcacattGCTTAatgatgaattttaaattttgaatttattttataaatgggAACGTGATATTTCAGCCATTTATAATATCAGTCAACATCTTCGCATGATAAGATATGACCTAGTACgagtaaaaataattatatgtttagataacaatatacatattgtcagaatgatatattttgattggttgattcgAGGGGGACAATAACATTGTATCATGGagaacaaagtaaaatcacaaaaaatactaaaatcagTGGAAAACCAAGAGTGGAAAGTCTCCAATCAAAGGGCAAAACCAAAAGCCAAAATACATCacacaaatggacaacaactgaaACAATCCCAACCCCAAACTCCATACAGCGTTATCGTTCGGGTCATACTTCCCTTTCTCTACAAAATAAAGCGTAGCCAGATGTCACAACTGATTCTGAGTTTGTCCCATCCCGGCACAGACACCCCTCCATAtacaaaatggtggattaaaatACTCTATTACCTGCACAGAAAATCTTGATCAAGCttaaatgaatacaaataaatgttatgtaCAAGAATTTATGACCCTGAATTTATGACCctgaatttaaaatatcataaaaaatgataacagAACATTCAGTATAATGATTTGATTGAACAGTTCTATGACGGTTAATGAGCAGATCGCTATCCTTCGAAAATTTCTGTCAACTGTAGCTGTACTTCAGTTGACAATCGTTTTTTTTCTCGGGATAATTATCtactctttaaatatttcacctatgtgttatttatttattgtctaATTAAGGTATATGACCCCTTTTACCTCTGTGAGAAAAATCTGTGAAATTGTCCTGTTTTGAGATCATTTATCGTTAACCGTTAAATAAATGCAGCTTTTTTACCCGTCCAATTATCATGTCCCTTGCATATGAATACTGTTTAAAAAACAGGAATACTATGAAGTTTTTTGTGTGGAAATTAATCTGCTTTCATTGCACATAACATCACATGTCTTCCAACTCGAATCGTATATCTGATTATAATCATCATACATGATAAATTTGATACAgcatgtacaatattttgtattcgaaattgtttttcatttaaaaaaataaatcatccTCACTTTTTATTACAACTTTTATTAAGTtcaatataaacattataatatattttcagaaacaTTGCTGTTTAAATATAGAACTATGAAGATATCCAAATTACACAAGGTCACAGTCTATTTCGTGTACTGCATCGTGATTGTTTATACAACGAAACTGacagaaaatacatgtatgtttgatCCACGATGTAAATGTTACAATTCAAATCTGAGAGTTACTTGTATTGATAAAAACATCACTGGTGACAACATTCCTCAATATCCAAGGAGTGTACAAAAACTTTCTCTTTGggctaatttgatagaaataatTCCCCGAACAACATTTAATCACATGAACAATCTATCTGAGTTAGATTTATCTTCTAATAGACTTGTATATCTAGAGGAAGAAACTTTTGATGGTTTATCAAATCtaaaaactttatctttaaaaagGAATTATTTAAACTATAGCTTCGCAATaccaaataatattttcaagCCATTGGTTTcgttaaaatatttgaatgtagGGTGGAATAATTTGGTCGAACAAAGTTACCAATTTCCAACTTTTCCAAGCGATTTACTATCATCTCTAGTTCAATTAGAGAGCATAGAAGTAGATGCAATACAGCCAAATATAATACGATTATTTAAATTTCCAGACCTATACAGATCATTGACGCATCTTAAAAGTTTGGAAATAGGTCTTTGTGATTTGccttatatacaaaatgtaacgTTTTTCAATCTTCACAATCTTGAGTATCTTGACATGCATAACTGTCACACGAAAAGCTATGAACGTTGGACATTGCGAAATGGAAAAAAGCTCAAATATCTAGACATTTCACAAAACGATTTAACTGACGACGGTCTGTCTGATTTGATGTCCGATTTATATTTCAACGACAAACTTGAGATCTTGAAAATGACAAATTCCTTTCATTCTGTATATGTATTTGTGCCACAATACTTTGCTTTTGATTTAAACGcaacaaaaataaaggaaatttatgtaaatgaaaacAGTTTTGTAGAAGCTGTTGGTACCGATAAGTATTTCATGTTACCTCCCACATTGAAAGTATGCGATTTTGCAAATAATAAACTGTCGAAGTTCTATTTTGGAATGCCTTACTTGTCGATATTGAACCTACGAAATAACACACTGGGTGCATACCTTTCAACTGAAAGATATACTAACTCTAGTAATACTGAACTCAAAGAAGTTGATTTATCCCTCAATTTTATTCAGGATTTATCTTTTGCCATATTTCACGGACATGATCAAGCCGTAAAAATAGATCTGAGTCATAACAAATTAACGGATATTACTTTCGATCTTTCTCATTTAGTCAGTTTAAAAAGATTGGATTTATCATATAACAACATCAGTGGAATATCTTCACAAACATCTATGGATACTTTACGCAAACTCTCAAAAACatcaaagttgaaaattgaTCTTTCAAATAACCTATTAAAATGTAGCTGCCAAAACATGAAATTCTTACAATGGATGGACGCAAATTTAAATTTGCTCATACACACATCTACATACAGGTGCCggtttgaaaacaataatgttATCCATCTGACAAATGTAAATGCAGTTGTCAAGCAACTTGAAAAGGAATGCAGCTCGTTTACCACGTTAATTATTTGTATAACTGTGGGAATAATTATGTCTCTTCTTATTCTATCAGCTGGATTACTGTACAGGTTTCGATGGAGATTACGCTATCTGTATTATATGACAAGACATAAGTACAAGGTATTCCAAAATATTCAATCTAGCACTACTTATAAGTACGATGCATTCATATCATATGCAAATGAAGAAACCGATTTCGTTGTGAGTGAAGTTATACCAAACTTGGAACGTGATGAAAACTTGAAACTCTGCGTACATCAGCGGGATTTCGTTCCAGGAGAAGATATAACACAAAACATTACCAATGGCATTCACCAAAGTAGGTTCACTATATGCATAGTAACCCAATCGTTTCTTGATTCGTATTATTGCATGTTTGAATTTAACATGGCACGAATGGAAAGTATATATTCCAGAGATGGTCAAAACATTCTCTTTCTGGTCTTCTATGAACAACTGCGTCCAAAAGATCTGCCGTTAGTCATCCTTGAGTTAGTTCAGAAACAATCGTATATCGAGTACCCAAATGATGAACAAGGAAATGTTGTGTTTTGGAGGAAAATAGCGGAATCGTTAGGTTCATctgaataattgaaaaaagattaCTTTAGCTTGGCATTTTTACCAAACAGTCAactttgtttgaaatttaagtGTATATGGTATGTGTACTTTCGTTTCTAATAAGCCACGTGACATCTGAACAAAAACAATGTAGTACGTGGTACATGTGATTTAAACTCTAAAGTATTGCCTGTATATATAATGCGATTGAGTTATTCATTTGTTGTATGATAGTTTCACAATTGTTATTCTGAAATAATGTACTCTGTATATTTTACATCTGTTTTATCTGATCAACATAAAACATTAAtcgcaaattgagtttaccttGAAAAGATGGACGttcacaaagcttcaaatacaaaacAGTTATCTCTATGTTAAtgcaaattaaacaaattattcaatattttggtGTAACTTTTTCATTAGATGAAAATGCCGagaaataatgttttttctttgtctTCTCATCTGTGTGACGTCATATGTATGCTTCCATCATTCAGACTAGAACACCGTGCGTTTTCCGGTTTCATTTCCTGTCAGAATGTAATTCAGTTTATTAAAAGATGAATTCTCAGTGAAAACGTTGAGTTTTTAATGTATTATTAGTCATTACATTCCGGTATTCAAGATGTTGACATCCTTTGTTAAAGACAGGTAGATAGAGAATTTTACTCTCATTGCCATCCAatcagttgttatcaaatagttcgtttctatgtatgttggcgtttgccTTCGGTGTAAAGTTTCTGTTGTTCCATTGCTTCCTTCTTATTGTTGATTTTTACCCTagttttaagtttgtaaccGATATTTGtcttctcaatcgatttatgaatttgaacagcgatatactatcGTTGCCTTTATTTCGCATGTTTATGGTTTTTATCATCCAGTTGAATTAGAAGTAGTCAATTTGCATATTAAACCCCAAAATCTTGTCCTAATAATATCacataaaatgatgaaaacatGTAAATACGGCAAATCCTTCAAGTCATAAATGTAAAACGAACATGGCAGTCACGTTTCAAATCTGCTATTTCAACTACATTAAAGTGATAACCGTAttttatttgaagctttgcggacgtccatcggtatATATATGTAGTTTTACTCTAGCAAATTTAGTTAACCTGTCGACGCGtattaatacatttatatatattctaatgaaaattaaacaaatcattCAATTACATTCATTATTTCAGTGTACAATTCCATTAAACGAAAATTCCGCGAGAAGATGATTTCTTCTTTTGTGCCATTACTTTGTGATGTCATATGTATGCTTTCGACATCAAAGGTAAACATCGGGCGTTATCTGACCTCTTGTCCGCCtcagaatgtaataaaagtTGTCAAAAAGAAGATTCATAGGTGAAAAACGTATGTGATTTGCtgactttctttttttataaataacatgagAATACATCCCAGAATTCAAATATCGGCTTCTTTTGTTAGAGAAGCGAAGATAACATTTTTACGTTTAACGCATCCAATCTGAAACATTGATATACATTAATTCCAttcgaatatttaaaaaaaatccatcatgATGCTTTAAATTTCAACGTTGTTTATAGTTGAAAGACATTTGACCTTAAAAAGGAGAACGTATGTGACATTTAATAAACACactattttaatacaatgttaatGTATCTAGAACAATACATTTTAGGAGTCGGTGTACAGTTAATTGTCATATGCACTTTTAGTGATATTTTCAGACCGGAAGTAGCAAATCATCTCCCTAAtgttaagcaaaaaaaaaaaggaaaacctTTAGCTCTTATCTGACAccagaaataaaattttaaaccggcaattgatatttatatagcaaagacttttaaattgttctcaataaaacaatttgattttaattgctTTCCGTGGGGTTATTTCCTTATTTGACCGCGACAGTGTAATGTGTGGATTGTTAATTGTATTGTCCACCATCACGGCGAGGGAAAAGgcaacatattttgttttcaaattaaatcatttattttgtttactgtttgtaatttttgttgtgtaaatatatttagatatacaaatGTGTCATGATTATGTGTGTTTGTAGTTCTCAAATAACATGGAAcgatttgttttcttatttgcaTCAGAATTTAACATTCGTTCGGTAATTTGATTTATTGACCTAAATTAAAGAATTCATATAATGGGTTAATTTATGTCCAAGACTAAGTGTATATATTGACCcatgtataattaaaattaCTTGATAATGATTTATTCGGTATAATTACTTCAAACTATTgtactgttttaaaaaatggaaattaattcaataaataaCACTAGAAAGTACATTTCAActtttgaatcaaaatatgtGAATTGTTGGTATGAACGACCTTCAAATTGTTCTCAATTTAACAATCTAATTTTAATTACTCTCGTGATTTCCGTATTTGTCGGCGACAGAGATATGTTTgaattgataattattttgtCTATCATAAGACGTGGGGAAAGGAAAtgatctttaaatttaaatcagCAAGGCCATACAaattgaatatacaaaaataggtTATTTGCTACGTACATAAAtaatctgtttttaattttatagtgattaagattataaaccAATAATGACAGCTGTATCCGTAGTTTTTACATTGTTACACATTATgtgtatttgtgtttttcacacattgttgtcaatatgatTGGACATATGTCACTGCcatgcaagtgagaggttaCCCTACCTGTAAAATTAGGTTTAATCAacatataatttacaaaaaggATAACACgaattattacattggttgcaatgaattacattgatttcccagtgaaataaaaaccgataatttcacatgtgaaataaacgtggttgTTTCACTCCTCTGACGTtatac is part of the Mytilus trossulus isolate FHL-02 chromosome 13, PNRI_Mtr1.1.1.hap1, whole genome shotgun sequence genome and encodes:
- the LOC134694940 gene encoding toll-like receptor 4; amino-acid sequence: MKISKLHKVTVYFVYCIVIVYTTKLTENTCMFDPRCKCYNSNLRVTCIDKNITGDNIPQYPRSVQKLSLWANLIEIIPRTTFNHMNNLSELDLSSNRLVYLEEETFDGLSNLKTLSLKRNYLNYSFAIPNNIFKPLVSLKYLNVGWNNLVEQSYQFPTFPSDLLSSLVQLESIEVDAIQPNIIRLFKFPDLYRSLTHLKSLEIGLCDLPYIQNVTFFNLHNLEYLDMHNCHTKSYERWTLRNGKKLKYLDISQNDLTDDGLSDLMSDLYFNDKLEILKMTNSFHSVYVFVPQYFAFDLNATKIKEIYVNENSFVEAVGTDKYFMLPPTLKVCDFANNKLSKFYFGMPYLSILNLRNNTLGAYLSTERYTNSSNTELKEVDLSLNFIQDLSFAIFHGHDQAVKIDLSHNKLTDITFDLSHLVSLKRLDLSYNNISGISSQTSMDTLRKLSKTSKLKIDLSNNLLKCSCQNMKFLQWMDANLNLLIHTSTYRCRFENNNVIHLTNVNAVVKQLEKECSSFTTLIICITVGIIMSLLILSAGLLYRFRWRLRYLYYMTRHKYKVFQNIQSSTTYKYDAFISYANEETDFVVSEVIPNLERDENLKLCVHQRDFVPGEDITQNITNGIHQSRFTICIVTQSFLDSYYCMFEFNMARMESIYSRDGQNILFLVFYEQLRPKDLPLVILELVQKQSYIEYPNDEQGNVVFWRKIAESLGSSE